One Castanea sativa cultivar Marrone di Chiusa Pesio chromosome 4, ASM4071231v1 DNA window includes the following coding sequences:
- the LOC142632084 gene encoding (+)-neomenthol dehydrogenase-like, whose protein sequence is MVETNMTPGTKRIAVVTGANKGIGYGICQQLASNGVKVVLTARDVKRGNEAVDKLKTAGYSDVVFHQLDVTDPVSISSLVDFSKTQFGKLDILVNNAGINGAIVDKELWNLGLDEFLGPNAKPLNELIKQTYQTSENCLRTNYYGTKQVSKELIPLLQSSNSARIVNVSSGVGQLKFISNENARKKLEDVDGLTEEKVDEVVEGFLEDVKENSIEVKGWPINFSAYVVSKAALNAYTRVLAKKHPNIAINSVGPGYTKTDLNDNTGVVTIAEAAKGPVMLALMPEGGPSGLFFDQTEVSNF, encoded by the exons atggTGGAAACAAACATGACTCCTGGGACAAAGAG GATTGCAGTTGTAACAGGAGCCAATAAAGGGATCGGATATGGGATATGTCAACAATTAGCTTCAAATGGAGTCAAGGTGGTATTAACTGCTCGAGATGTGAAGAGGGGCAATGAAGCTGTTGATAAACTCAAGACTGCTGGATACTCTGATGTGGTCTTCCATCAACTAGATGTGACGGACCCAGTTAGCATTTCCTCTTTGGTTGATTTCAGCAAAACCCAATTTGGGAAGCTTGACATTTTG GTAAACAATGCAGGGATTAATGGAGCCATAGTCGATAAGGAATTATGGAACCTTGGTTTGGATGAA TTTTTAGGTCCAAATGCCAAACCTTTGAACGAACTTATAAAGCAGACTTACCAAACTTCGGAGAATTGTTTGAGAACAAACTATTATGGGACGAAGCAAGTAAGCAAAGAACTTATTCCGCTTCTTCAATCATCCAATTCAGCAAGAATAGTAAACGTCTCCTCCGGTGTGGGGCAGCTaaag TTTATCTCAAATGAAAATGCAAGGAAGAAGTTAGAAGATGTAGATGGTCTCACAGAAGAGAAAGTGGACGAGGTGGTTGAAGGGTTCTTAGAAGATGTGAAGGAGAATTCAATAGAAGTCAAAGGCTGGCCTATCAATTTTTCAGCTTATGTTGTCTCCAAGGCAGCCCTGAATGCTTACACGAGGGTTCTAGCGAAGAAGCATCCCAATATTGCTATTAACTCAGTTGGTCCTGGCTATACGAAAACGGATTTGAACGACAACACTGGGGTTGTCACTATTGCAGAAGCTGCAAAAGGTCCTGTGATGCTTGCTTTGATGCCTGAAGGTGGTCCTTCCGGCCTCTTCTTTGATCAAACAGAAGTGTCAAACTTTTGA